From Porphyromonadaceae bacterium W3.11, one genomic window encodes:
- the lptB gene encoding LPS export ABC transporter ATP-binding protein has protein sequence MKLRTEDLVKKYKNRTVVNHVSIEVEQGEIVGLLGPNGAGKTTTFYMTVGLVTPNNGRIFLDEEEITKEPIYKRARLGISYLAQEESIFRKMSVEDNILGVLEMTGRTRPQQIEKLESLIAEFGLEKVRKNLGERLSGGERRRAEIARCLAIDPKFIMLDEPFAGVDPIAVQDIQLIVSKLREQNIGILITDHNVHETLSITDRAYLLFEGKVLFQGTAEQLAENPTVREKYLGTDFVLRRRDFKGVSMTKKEEHA, from the coding sequence ATGAAATTAAGGACAGAGGATTTAGTAAAGAAATATAAGAATAGAACCGTTGTTAATCACGTATCCATCGAGGTAGAGCAAGGCGAAATTGTGGGCTTGCTAGGACCTAATGGTGCGGGTAAGACAACCACTTTCTATATGACCGTAGGACTAGTTACGCCGAATAATGGACGGATCTTTTTGGATGAAGAAGAGATTACCAAAGAACCCATCTATAAACGAGCACGATTAGGGATAAGCTATTTAGCACAAGAGGAATCTATCTTTCGGAAGATGTCGGTAGAAGATAATATTTTGGGGGTCTTAGAGATGACTGGTAGGACTCGTCCTCAGCAGATAGAGAAGCTAGAGTCCTTGATTGCTGAGTTTGGCCTTGAGAAGGTGCGTAAAAACCTTGGGGAACGGCTCAGCGGTGGTGAGCGGAGGCGTGCTGAGATCGCACGATGCTTGGCAATTGACCCAAAGTTCATTATGCTAGACGAACCATTTGCCGGAGTCGATCCCATCGCTGTACAGGACATCCAGCTGATCGTGTCTAAACTAAGGGAGCAAAACATCGGCATCCTCATTACTGACCATAATGTCCATGAGACATTATCCATCACAGACCGTGCCTATCTGCTCTTTGAGGGCAAAGTGCTATTCCAAGGGACGGCTGAGCAATTAGCTGAAAACCCTACGGTACGGGAGAAGTATCTGGGTACAGACTTTGTACTACGAAGGAGAGATTTCAAGGGTGTTTCAATGACGAAGAAGGAGGAGCATGCATAA
- a CDS encoding malate dehydrogenase yields the protein MYFLTNDKLVIVGAAGMIGSNMAQTAAMMKLTPNICLYDVNPTALEGMIEEMHHCDFDGINMTYTTSIEEAFTDAKYIISSGGAPRRDGMTREDLLKGNAQVAAELGQNIRKYCPDVKHVTVIFNPADITGLVTMLHAGIEPNRVTTLAALDSTRLQSELAKYFNVSQDEVTGARTYGGHGETMAVFASQVKIAGTPLIVLVDTEKLPREDWNELRERVIQGGANIIKLRGRSSFQSPAYLSLEMIRAAMGGKKFDWPSGCYMNTEKFKHIMMAMETEILPDGTVTHKEIQGTPKEMADLDASYEHLCKLRDEIIQMGIIPPVSEWHTLNPHIDA from the coding sequence ATGTATTTTTTGACAAACGATAAGCTGGTCATTGTAGGAGCTGCTGGAATGATTGGTAGTAACATGGCACAAACAGCAGCAATGATGAAACTAACGCCAAACATTTGCTTGTATGACGTTAACCCTACTGCTCTTGAGGGAATGATAGAAGAGATGCATCACTGTGACTTTGATGGCATCAACATGACTTACACCACCTCTATCGAAGAGGCATTTACAGATGCTAAATACATTATCTCATCAGGTGGTGCTCCTCGTAGAGATGGCATGACAAGAGAAGATCTACTCAAAGGTAACGCTCAGGTAGCCGCTGAACTAGGACAGAATATTCGCAAATACTGCCCAGATGTTAAGCACGTTACAGTTATCTTCAATCCTGCAGATATAACAGGACTCGTCACCATGCTTCATGCTGGCATCGAACCCAATAGAGTAACCACTCTAGCGGCTCTAGACAGCACCAGACTTCAGAGCGAATTAGCAAAATACTTCAATGTCTCACAAGATGAGGTTACGGGTGCTCGCACCTATGGAGGTCACGGAGAAACTATGGCTGTCTTTGCCTCTCAGGTAAAAATTGCAGGTACACCACTGATTGTCTTAGTAGATACAGAAAAACTCCCTCGCGAGGATTGGAATGAACTACGTGAACGCGTCATTCAAGGTGGTGCGAACATCATCAAACTTCGTGGTCGCTCTTCTTTCCAAAGCCCTGCATACCTATCACTAGAAATGATTCGTGCTGCAATGGGTGGAAAGAAATTTGACTGGCCAAGTGGATGCTATATGAACACAGAGAAGTTCAAGCATATTATGATGGCGATGGAGACCGAGATACTTCCTGACGGTACCGTTACTCACAAAGAGATCCAAGGTACACCTAAAGAGATGGCGGATCTAGACGCTAGCTACGAACACCTATGCAAATTGAGAGATGAGATTATCCAAATGGGGATTATCCCTCCTGTAAGTGAGTGGCACACTCTAAACCCCCACATTGATGCTTAA
- the miaB gene encoding tRNA (N6-isopentenyl adenosine(37)-C2)-methylthiotransferase MiaB — protein sequence MTDIKINNQEQPKLLYLETYGCQMNVADSEVVFAVMETDGYGMTEDLTEADAVFLNTCSVRDNAEQKVINRLTQIDALRKKHNPNMIIGVLGCMAERVKDRLLEEHHADIVVGPDAYLDLPNLVGAAERGEKAINVELSTEETYKDVIPLKLEGLHISGFISIMRGCNKFCSYCIVPYTRGRERSREVESILNELKHMVELGYREVTLLGQTVNSYHYVAPDGDVYDFPRLLDLIATTAPNMRIRFTSPHPKDMTDATIEMMAKHPNICNHIHLPLQSGSNTVLKYMKRGYTREWFLDRVAKIRELIPDCGISTDIFCGFHGEGDAEFQETLDIMKEIRFDSAFLFKYSERPGTYAAKRLEDHVPEEVKLERLQKMIDLQQLIQEESNKNDIGKEFEVLVEGFSKKSRDQYYGRTQQNKVVVFDKGDHKIGQFVNVVVDEVSSATLIGHSIESSRRS from the coding sequence ATGACTGACATTAAGATAAATAATCAAGAGCAGCCTAAGCTCCTTTATCTCGAAACCTATGGATGCCAAATGAATGTGGCTGATTCAGAAGTGGTCTTCGCTGTTATGGAGACCGATGGATACGGGATGACGGAGGATCTAACTGAGGCTGATGCCGTTTTTCTCAACACCTGTTCTGTGCGCGACAATGCGGAACAAAAGGTAATCAATAGACTGACTCAGATAGACGCTCTTCGAAAGAAACATAACCCCAATATGATTATCGGCGTGCTAGGCTGTATGGCAGAGCGTGTCAAAGATAGATTGCTTGAGGAGCACCACGCCGATATAGTGGTGGGACCTGATGCCTATCTGGACTTACCTAACTTAGTGGGGGCAGCAGAGCGTGGTGAGAAGGCCATTAACGTAGAGCTCTCTACAGAAGAAACCTATAAGGATGTGATCCCTCTGAAGCTAGAGGGGCTCCACATCTCGGGCTTTATCTCCATAATGCGTGGTTGCAATAAGTTCTGTAGCTACTGTATTGTCCCCTACACTAGAGGTCGGGAACGTAGTCGTGAGGTTGAGAGTATCCTCAATGAACTTAAGCACATGGTAGAGCTTGGCTATCGAGAGGTAACCTTGCTAGGACAGACGGTTAATTCATACCACTATGTAGCTCCTGATGGAGATGTTTATGACTTTCCTAGGTTGCTCGACTTAATAGCAACTACTGCTCCCAATATGAGGATCCGCTTTACCTCTCCTCATCCTAAAGACATGACTGATGCCACCATCGAGATGATGGCGAAGCACCCTAATATCTGTAATCATATCCACCTACCTCTCCAAAGTGGTAGCAATACGGTACTGAAATATATGAAACGGGGCTATACTAGAGAGTGGTTCCTAGATAGGGTGGCTAAGATTCGCGAACTCATCCCAGACTGTGGGATCTCGACAGATATCTTTTGTGGTTTTCATGGCGAGGGTGATGCCGAGTTTCAAGAGACGCTGGATATCATGAAGGAGATTCGATTCGATTCGGCATTCTTATTCAAATATTCAGAACGACCTGGGACTTACGCTGCGAAGCGATTAGAGGATCATGTCCCTGAAGAGGTTAAGCTCGAACGCTTACAGAAGATGATAGACCTTCAGCAACTTATTCAGGAGGAAAGCAATAAGAATGATATAGGAAAGGAGTTTGAAGTCTTAGTCGAGGGTTTCTCAAAGAAAAGCCGAGATCAATACTATGGCCGAACTCAACAGAATAAGGTGGTTGTCTTCGACAAAGGTGATCATAAGATTGGGCAATTCGTAAATGTGGTAGTAGATGAAGTCTCGAGTGCTACACTTATAGGGCATTCAATAGAAAGTAGTAGAAGAAGTTGA
- a CDS encoding uracil-xanthine permease family protein — translation MESNNTLSKGKLTIVGIQYLFVAFGATVLVPLLTGLDPATALFSAGVGTLIFHFVTKGKVPIFLGSSFAFIAPIVSATEIFGLGGAIFGIMGVAFVYIVMSLLVKSFGLKFINKLFPPIVIGPIIMLIGLSLSGSAVNMAKNNWTLAFISLAVAIVVTLYSRGLLKLIPIFCGIVVGYLVDLIFFGVDFTQVHEAAWFSLPHFILPDRWEWAPILYMIPVAIAPVIEHIGDLYVVNGVTGKNFVKDPGLHRTMLGDGLACLFASLIGAPPVTTYSEVTGAMTLTKITHPATMRIAAVTGIVFAMIGKVSALLQSINSAVLGGIMLLIFGTIAGAGINTLLNAKVNLSSARNLVILSVTLTTGIGGAALSFGRFTFAGIGLSAIIAVLLNLILPETKEDRKKTVENY, via the coding sequence ATGGAAAGCAATAACACTCTTTCAAAAGGAAAGCTCACAATTGTGGGCATACAATATTTGTTTGTGGCATTTGGTGCCACCGTATTGGTCCCATTACTCACGGGATTGGATCCAGCCACAGCTTTATTCTCCGCAGGAGTAGGAACTCTCATTTTTCACTTTGTGACGAAGGGTAAGGTGCCTATTTTCTTAGGTAGCTCATTCGCATTCATCGCTCCCATTGTCAGTGCGACGGAGATATTCGGACTTGGAGGTGCCATTTTCGGCATCATGGGGGTTGCATTCGTATATATCGTAATGTCTTTGTTGGTAAAGTCCTTTGGACTCAAATTCATCAATAAGCTTTTCCCTCCTATAGTGATAGGTCCGATCATCATGTTGATAGGCTTATCTCTCTCTGGCTCTGCTGTTAACATGGCTAAGAACAATTGGACTCTAGCCTTTATATCCCTCGCAGTAGCGATAGTTGTAACACTATATTCTAGAGGGCTACTGAAACTTATACCTATTTTCTGTGGTATCGTGGTTGGGTACCTTGTTGATCTAATTTTCTTTGGCGTGGATTTCACTCAGGTACATGAAGCGGCATGGTTCAGCCTTCCTCACTTTATCCTACCCGACAGGTGGGAGTGGGCTCCGATTCTATATATGATTCCAGTAGCGATAGCCCCTGTGATTGAACACATTGGGGATCTATATGTTGTGAATGGGGTGACGGGAAAGAATTTTGTCAAAGATCCTGGACTTCACCGCACCATGTTGGGTGATGGATTAGCTTGCTTATTTGCTTCGCTTATCGGAGCTCCTCCAGTTACCACATACTCAGAAGTGACAGGAGCCATGACCTTGACCAAGATTACTCACCCAGCGACCATGCGTATTGCAGCAGTAACTGGGATCGTCTTCGCTATGATAGGAAAGGTGAGTGCCTTATTACAGAGTATTAATTCGGCTGTGCTAGGCGGGATTATGTTGCTTATCTTTGGGACCATTGCTGGGGCTGGGATTAATACCCTCCTGAATGCGAAAGTCAACTTAAGCAGTGCTCGCAACTTAGTCATACTATCGGTAACCCTCACTACAGGAATAGGTGGAGCGGCACTATCATTCGGAAGATTTACATTCGCTGGCATAGGGCTATCTGCCATTATCGCTGTCCTCCTAAATCTCATTCTACCAGAAACAAAAGAGGATAGAAAGAAGACCGTAGAGAACTATTGA
- a CDS encoding phosphatase PAP2 family protein, with product MRQKDYSYLLWFFIPYFIYVTVLLVTILMTDKGMLHLTMNQYHTPFLDSFFRYYTELGASLPFVIAIGYLFYKVGSSLYILVTLGINALVTNGLKLVFREPRPIVYFQLFYPDHSLPLVEGVKVYSHNGFPSGHTSAAFALMICIVLMSKRKDIALIAFILAALLGFSRVYLSQHFTEDVLFGSAVGISVGLILYTLYHRYVEKKQGCLRMPITKVLKR from the coding sequence ATGAGACAGAAAGACTACTCATATCTCCTATGGTTCTTCATCCCTTACTTTATCTACGTTACTGTTCTCTTAGTGACAATACTGATGACAGACAAAGGGATGTTACACCTGACGATGAATCAGTACCACACCCCATTTCTCGACTCATTCTTCAGATACTATACTGAGTTAGGTGCGTCCTTACCCTTTGTGATAGCCATTGGATATTTATTTTATAAGGTCGGCTCATCATTATACATCCTAGTCACACTTGGCATCAATGCACTCGTCACAAATGGACTCAAACTAGTATTCAGAGAGCCACGTCCTATAGTATACTTTCAGCTATTCTATCCCGACCACTCACTACCATTAGTGGAGGGCGTTAAGGTGTATAGTCACAATGGCTTTCCCTCAGGTCATACCTCTGCTGCTTTCGCTTTAATGATCTGCATTGTCCTAATGTCTAAGCGTAAGGATATCGCCTTAATAGCGTTTATCCTAGCAGCATTACTAGGGTTTTCGAGAGTCTATCTATCTCAGCACTTCACTGAAGATGTCCTTTTCGGCTCAGCGGTAGGCATCTCTGTAGGTCTAATACTTTATACCCTATACCATAGATACGTAGAAAAGAAGCAAGGATGCCTTCGAATGCCTATCACTAAAGTATTAAAGCGATAA
- the hemN gene encoding oxygen-independent coproporphyrinogen III oxidase gives MMSDALIKKYNIPVPRYTSYPPANLFTDKYTADDLTKDIIRSNEMGSRSVSYYIHTPFCRQICHYCACNKQAMPKMESEVVRYFQYIYKEIQLLQRLIDPERPIAQIHFGGGSPSSVPFHFIAEVLEQLTHGYALREEAEIAIEAHPGFLSKEQWSSLIGHSFNRFSIGVQDFNPEVLRAVNRRPSEVEIREVVERIQDAGKRVNLDFIYGLPLQTPDSFERTIEHAVELRPNRLVTFSYAHVPWIYPQQKMLEKAGLPGVDEKKEMYDRAATLMTSAGYVQVGLDHFVLPDDPLALALKQHTLHRNFQGYCPLELSGQVYALGITGISQLHNSYAQSVKDLPAYYNAIDHGQLPTRIGYKLSLEESLARDIITDLMCNYRTSPLEHARRHGLKVERLEQLDILQYPRLLEMANDGIVSIDNESILTMNPEAHLFVRNVASTFDIHYHPENPKGYSNPI, from the coding sequence ATGATGAGCGATGCTCTAATAAAGAAGTACAATATCCCTGTACCTCGTTATACTAGTTATCCCCCAGCAAACCTTTTTACGGACAAGTACACGGCGGATGACCTGACCAAAGATATTATCAGGAGCAACGAAATGGGTTCGCGGTCTGTATCGTACTATATCCACACCCCTTTCTGCCGCCAAATCTGTCATTACTGTGCATGCAATAAGCAAGCGATGCCTAAAATGGAGTCAGAGGTGGTGCGATACTTCCAGTACATTTATAAGGAAATCCAACTCCTCCAAAGATTAATAGATCCTGAACGCCCGATAGCACAGATACACTTCGGTGGTGGCTCCCCTAGCTCGGTGCCTTTTCATTTTATTGCAGAAGTCCTAGAGCAATTAACCCATGGATATGCCCTCCGAGAAGAAGCTGAGATAGCCATTGAGGCCCACCCTGGGTTTCTCTCTAAGGAGCAGTGGAGCTCATTAATCGGACACTCCTTTAATCGCTTTAGCATTGGAGTACAAGATTTTAACCCAGAGGTCTTACGTGCTGTTAATCGTCGTCCCTCAGAGGTGGAGATACGTGAAGTGGTAGAGCGTATTCAGGACGCTGGTAAGCGTGTCAATTTAGATTTTATTTACGGGCTCCCACTCCAGACACCCGACTCTTTTGAACGTACTATCGAACACGCGGTAGAGCTTCGTCCTAATCGGTTAGTCACCTTCTCCTATGCTCACGTGCCATGGATCTATCCTCAGCAAAAAATGTTAGAAAAGGCTGGACTTCCTGGGGTTGATGAAAAAAAAGAGATGTACGATAGGGCTGCTACATTGATGACCTCTGCAGGGTATGTACAGGTTGGACTCGACCATTTTGTACTCCCTGATGACCCTCTGGCTCTGGCTCTCAAGCAACACACACTGCATCGCAATTTCCAAGGATACTGCCCATTGGAGCTGTCAGGACAGGTTTATGCCCTAGGTATCACTGGGATCTCACAGCTTCACAACTCTTATGCTCAGAGTGTCAAGGATCTCCCAGCCTATTATAATGCTATTGACCATGGACAGTTACCTACTCGCATCGGCTATAAGCTGAGCTTGGAGGAGTCTTTAGCTAGAGATATCATTACCGACTTGATGTGCAATTATCGCACCAGCCCTCTAGAACATGCTAGGAGACATGGACTGAAGGTTGAGCGGTTAGAGCAATTAGACATACTACAATACCCAAGATTACTAGAGATGGCCAATGATGGGATCGTCAGCATTGATAACGAAAGCATACTAACGATGAATCCTGAAGCCCATCTTTTCGTAAGAAACGTGGCCTCTACATTTGACATTCATTATCATCCTGAGAACCCTAAAGGGTACTCCAATCCAATTTAA
- the metK gene encoding methionine adenosyltransferase codes for MSKNSYLFTSESVSEGHPDKVADQISDAILDDFLAQDPESKVACETLVTTGQVVISGEFRSEAYVDIPRTVRRVINEIGYNKSDYLFDGNSCGILTAINEQSPDIHRGVVRESAESQGAGDQGMMFGYATNESDNLMPLPIELSHTILQELSRIRKEDPELMPYLRPDAKSQVTLEYNTDRTANRIHTIVVSTQHDEFVKPHDGMQQEQADRIMQQKIKEDIKNIVLPKVIEKYSHKVQDLFDDNIIFHVNPTGKFVIGGPAGDTGLTGRKIIVDTYGGRSGHGGGAFSGKDSSKVDRSAAYATRHLAKNLVAAGVSDEIKIQVAYAIGLAEPVSLFVDTYGRSNVGLSDIEISEKLKEIYDLRPYSIVKNLRLKAPIYQETSAYGHMGRTPRAAEKFGQQVDLFTWEELTLVDFFRKEFNI; via the coding sequence ATGAGTAAGAATAGTTATCTTTTCACCTCAGAGTCAGTAAGCGAGGGGCACCCAGATAAGGTCGCCGACCAGATTTCTGACGCCATCTTAGATGATTTCTTAGCACAGGACCCAGAGAGCAAAGTAGCATGCGAAACCCTCGTCACTACTGGCCAGGTAGTTATTTCTGGAGAATTTCGCAGCGAAGCATACGTGGATATACCTCGCACTGTTCGCCGTGTAATCAATGAGATTGGATATAACAAAAGTGATTATCTCTTTGATGGTAATTCGTGTGGTATATTAACTGCCATCAATGAACAAAGTCCTGATATTCACCGAGGAGTAGTCAGGGAAAGTGCCGAAAGCCAGGGAGCAGGAGACCAAGGTATGATGTTCGGCTATGCAACTAATGAGAGTGACAACCTCATGCCCCTACCAATAGAACTCTCCCATACCATTCTCCAAGAACTCTCACGCATCCGAAAGGAAGATCCCGAGCTTATGCCTTACCTTCGCCCAGACGCAAAGAGTCAGGTAACACTGGAATACAATACTGACCGGACCGCGAACCGCATACATACGATCGTAGTGAGTACCCAACACGATGAATTCGTCAAGCCTCACGATGGTATGCAGCAAGAACAGGCAGATCGGATAATGCAACAAAAGATCAAAGAGGACATTAAGAATATAGTCCTCCCTAAGGTAATCGAAAAGTACTCTCACAAGGTGCAAGATCTCTTTGATGATAACATCATTTTTCACGTTAACCCAACTGGGAAGTTCGTAATTGGTGGCCCTGCAGGCGACACTGGACTTACAGGAAGAAAAATCATCGTGGATACCTATGGTGGTCGCTCTGGACACGGAGGAGGTGCCTTCAGTGGAAAAGACAGCAGTAAGGTAGATCGTTCCGCTGCCTACGCCACAAGACACCTGGCTAAGAACCTTGTCGCAGCAGGTGTTAGCGACGAAATAAAAATACAAGTCGCTTATGCTATAGGATTAGCTGAGCCCGTCAGCCTCTTTGTGGATACCTATGGCAGATCCAATGTTGGTCTTTCGGACATAGAGATCTCCGAGAAGCTCAAAGAGATATATGACCTCCGTCCATACAGCATAGTGAAGAATCTTCGCCTTAAGGCACCAATATATCAGGAGACTTCAGCTTATGGACACATGGGTAGAACTCCAAGAGCGGCAGAAAAATTTGGACAGCAAGTAGATTTATTTACTTGGGAAGAACTCACTCTAGTTGATTTCTTTAGAAAAGAATTCAACATATAA
- the recR gene encoding recombination mediator RecR — MHNLDHFSPLLQRAVDSFSKLPGIGRKSALRLALYLLKQDKDFTHEITDGLNAFIDGIQYCHKCHNICDSDLCSICSDPRRDSRMLCVVENVRDVMAIERTGQYNGYYHVLGGIISPMDSMGPNDLFIADIPERIKKEGIKEVVLALSTTMEGDTTNFYIYRLLKDLDVLVTVIARGISLGDELEYADELTLGRSIEHRINFASTLRE, encoded by the coding sequence ATGCATAACCTAGACCATTTCTCCCCTCTTCTTCAGCGAGCAGTAGATTCCTTCAGTAAGCTTCCTGGTATCGGCAGGAAGAGTGCTCTACGCCTAGCACTCTATCTCTTGAAGCAGGATAAGGACTTTACTCATGAGATAACTGACGGGCTCAATGCCTTCATTGATGGGATTCAATACTGCCATAAGTGCCACAATATTTGCGATAGTGATCTCTGCTCCATCTGCTCGGACCCTCGGAGAGATAGCAGAATGCTCTGTGTGGTTGAGAATGTACGTGATGTGATGGCGATCGAACGAACTGGGCAGTACAATGGCTATTACCATGTACTAGGTGGGATTATATCCCCTATGGATAGCATGGGCCCCAATGACTTATTCATCGCAGATATTCCAGAGCGAATAAAAAAAGAGGGCATCAAGGAGGTAGTCCTCGCTCTTAGTACCACCATGGAAGGAGATACCACCAACTTTTATATCTATCGCTTACTTAAAGACCTAGATGTATTAGTAACGGTTATTGCTAGAGGTATTTCTCTTGGTGACGAACTGGAATATGCGGATGAGCTCACACTCGGCAGGAGCATTGAGCACCGCATTAACTTTGCCTCTACGCTACGAGAGTAA
- a CDS encoding IS256 family transposase produces MQFKEILSNVMTEPNGVGRLMELIIEIAMQGERELYKEDSGDVSNGYRPRRIFASGNMLELRVPRTRQQGFMPLILGVLKDQEKEMGELAGYLYSCGNTMEDISGVFERLYGKRYSTSQINRLSLSTQEAVEEWRQRRLPRTLEALVIDATYLPVRRGESVSKEAFFVVMSLDSEGRRDIVGVYNNPTEGSGIWGEFFEDLKSRGLEEVGLIISDGLNNIEEVAREHFTEVEVQLCTVHLQREITRKIRPRDKSAIASDLQEVFSKDGSRSSPLDGLESFKNFAFRWRKSYPFLTKIANGQRIEYYFTYLKYDVSVRKYIHSTNWIERFNRQVKKGARYKCALPSVESALHLIGSIAINANYLKKRIGDLTLGLRKNNEK; encoded by the coding sequence ATGCAATTTAAGGAAATTCTATCAAACGTGATGACAGAGCCAAATGGAGTTGGTCGTTTAATGGAGTTAATCATCGAAATAGCGATGCAAGGGGAGAGGGAACTGTATAAAGAAGATAGTGGCGATGTGAGCAATGGATACCGCCCCCGTCGCATCTTTGCGAGTGGTAATATGCTAGAATTACGAGTACCCCGAACTCGACAGCAGGGCTTCATGCCCTTGATTTTAGGCGTTCTCAAAGATCAAGAGAAAGAGATGGGAGAACTAGCAGGTTATCTATATAGCTGCGGTAATACGATGGAGGATATCTCTGGAGTATTCGAGCGTTTGTATGGTAAACGTTATAGTACGAGTCAAATCAATCGTCTCTCCTTATCGACCCAAGAAGCAGTAGAAGAGTGGCGTCAAAGACGTCTACCGAGGACTTTAGAGGCACTTGTTATCGATGCTACATATCTTCCTGTACGGAGAGGAGAAAGTGTGAGCAAGGAGGCATTTTTTGTAGTGATGAGTTTAGATAGCGAAGGACGTCGAGACATCGTGGGTGTCTATAATAATCCAACAGAGGGAAGCGGCATCTGGGGCGAGTTTTTTGAGGATCTAAAAAGCCGAGGACTCGAAGAGGTAGGACTAATCATTTCAGACGGGTTGAATAACATTGAAGAGGTTGCACGTGAGCACTTTACAGAAGTGGAAGTCCAGCTCTGCACGGTGCATCTACAGCGAGAAATAACTCGAAAGATACGCCCTCGAGATAAGTCAGCCATCGCAAGTGATCTACAGGAGGTCTTTAGTAAAGACGGCTCAAGAAGCTCACCTTTAGATGGCCTAGAGAGCTTTAAAAACTTTGCGTTCAGATGGCGTAAGAGCTATCCTTTTCTCACAAAAATAGCTAACGGTCAGAGGATAGAGTATTACTTCACATACCTAAAATACGACGTCAGTGTTCGCAAGTACATTCATAGTACTAACTGGATAGAACGCTTCAATAGACAGGTAAAGAAAGGGGCTCGATATAAATGTGCATTACCTAGCGTAGAATCCGCTCTACACTTGATAGGTAGTATTGCAATCAATGCAAACTATCTGAAGAAAAGAATAGGAGATCTAACTCTTGGACTTAGGAAGAACAATGAAAAGTAA
- the pyrE gene encoding orotate phosphoribosyltransferase, translating into MEEVAKNIAKMLMEVEAVKLKPEAPFTWASGWKSPIYCDNRVTLSSPRVRTYIKEQLAELIKREFPNVTAISGVATGAIAQGALVSDLLALPFSYIRSKPKDHGMENLIEGRVLPTDKVVVVEDLISTGGSSLKAVEALRQYGCEVLGMVAIYTHGLDTSVKAFEEAGVKLYTLSNYNTVIQEAIASQYITKEQEATLQEWRKSPDTWGK; encoded by the coding sequence ATGGAAGAAGTAGCAAAAAACATAGCAAAGATGCTTATGGAGGTAGAGGCTGTAAAGCTAAAGCCAGAAGCACCTTTTACTTGGGCATCAGGCTGGAAGAGTCCTATATATTGTGACAATCGCGTTACCCTTTCAAGCCCTCGCGTTCGCACCTACATCAAGGAGCAGTTGGCTGAATTGATCAAAAGAGAATTTCCAAACGTCACCGCCATCAGTGGCGTCGCTACTGGGGCTATCGCACAAGGGGCTTTGGTATCAGATCTATTAGCACTCCCCTTTAGCTACATCCGCTCCAAGCCTAAGGATCATGGGATGGAGAATCTTATAGAGGGTAGAGTATTGCCAACAGATAAGGTGGTCGTAGTCGAGGATCTTATTTCCACTGGGGGCAGTAGTCTGAAAGCTGTAGAGGCTCTTCGACAATACGGATGCGAAGTCCTTGGCATGGTGGCCATTTACACACACGGATTGGACACATCTGTTAAGGCTTTTGAAGAAGCTGGTGTCAAGCTTTACACCCTCAGTAATTATAACACCGTGATACAAGAGGCTATCGCTAGTCAATACATCACAAAGGAGCAAGAAGCAACCCTACAGGAGTGGAGGAAAAGTCCTGACACTTGGGGTAAATAA